One window of Myripristis murdjan chromosome 8, fMyrMur1.1, whole genome shotgun sequence genomic DNA carries:
- the LOC115363549 gene encoding phospholipase A2 inhibitor subunit gamma B-like, with product MQLLPTLCLTWALLHTAECLRCHQCVDTACSNTTSVLCPTTSTVCRTLTSVVVLNSVSSVSVVKSCSSPEVCATPGSMEAELSVNLGAARQAHTQLCCTSDNCNFQTLAVPSTATNGKLCSSCRNATDSVEACNATLSCQGAENSCFSGTAAQGSGLVALVGCMSKNLCTNIVSQKALLGSGAKLVCGAPWSVRVSAALLAAALTAWKVLV from the exons ATGCAGCTGCTGCCCACCCTCTGCCTCACCTGGGCTCTGCTCCACACAG CCGAGTGTCTGcgctgccatcagtgtgtggaCACGGCGTGCTCCAACACGACGTCCGTCCTCTGTCCCACCACCAGCACCGTGTGCAGGACGCTCACCTCAG TCGTGGTGCTGAACTCCGTCTCGAGCGTGTCGGTGGTCAAGTCCTGCTCGTCGCCGGAGGTCTGCGCCACGCCCGGCTCCATGGAGGCCGAGCTGTCCGTCAACCTGGGCGCGGCCCGCCAGGCGCACACCCAGCTCTGCTGCACCTCCGACAACTGCAACTTCCAGACGCTGGCAG TTCCCAGCACCGCCACCAACGGGAAGCTGTGCTCGTCCTGCAGGAACGCGACGGACAGCGTGGAGGCGTGCAACGCCACCCTGAGCTGCCAGGGGGCGGAAAACAGCTGCTTCAGCGGCACCG ccgCTCAGGGCTCGGGTCTGGTGGCGCTGGTCGGCTGCATGTCCAAGAACCTCTGCACCAACATTGTTTCCCAGAAGGCTTTGCTGGGCTCCGGCGCCAAACTCGTGTGCGGAGCGCCGTGGAGCGTGAGGGTGAGCGCCGCCCTGCTGGCCGCCGCCCTCACAGCCTGGAAAGTCCTGGTTTAA